The following is a genomic window from Bacteroidales bacterium.
GAATTGATTATACAGTTACCGGGACCAATCATGTGTGGGATTTTTCCACCCTGGAACCATTAACCCAGACCGTCGATACCTTTGTTACGGTAAATTCGGTGCCCTTTCTTTACCAGTTGGTGTTTATCCCGAATATTGTGGCCAATGTTGCGCAAAAGTTCAGTGAGATTGATACCATTCCTGATCTTCCGATCACCGATCCTTTCCGGTTTTTTAGAAAAACCACAAACACATACAACGATGTTGGATACGCTATATCAGTGAGTGGCATTCCCATTCCTGTGCGTCTTAACCCTGCTGATGTCATTTACAAACTACCCCTGGCCTATGGCAACCTCGATTCGAGCAATGCAAGCGGCCAGTTGGGAGTTCCGGGATTTGGGTACATCGGTATTCAGCGAAAGCGGGTTAACCAGGTGGACGGTTGGGGTTCTCTAACCACCCCTTTCGGTACTTATGACGTATTGAGGCTGAAGTCAACAGTTTACGAAACCGATTCCATTTATCTCGATACATTGAATTTCGGGACTACAATCGAACGAACCTATATCGAATACAAGTGGCTGGCCAACGGGCATAAGGCGCCGCTGTTGCAGGTAACTGAGGAAGGGCCTCTGGTTCAGGTAGCTTACAAAGACTACATCCTCGACCCAACGGTGAGCGTCGGCCATGCAATGCTACCCGAAGCCAGTATTTCCATCTCACCAAACCCGTTTACGGATTATGCTGTAGTAAGTGTCATTATTGAAAGATCATCGAAAATCACTATTTCGTTAGTCAACCTGACCGGCGTAGAAGTTTACACAGTCTATGACGGGCAACTGCCTGAAGGAAAGCATTTTTTCACCTTGAATGTTGCTGGGAAAGGCCTGCCGAAAGCCACTTACCTTCTTAATGTGGAAAACGACGGAATATCGACCTACAGGAAAGTTATTATTCATTAACCAATGAACACTGCAACCCCTAAAAGCTTTGTTGTTTATAAGTCCTCCGCTGGTTCTGGCAAGACCTACACCCTTGTCAGGGAGTACATCCGCCTGGTCATAAACAATCCTGAACGTTATTCAAACATCCTGGCCATCACCTTCACCAACAAGGCGGCCAATGAGATGAAGAGCAGGATATTGAGTAATCTAAGGGGTCTCTCTGTGTGCACGGAACCGGGCATTGATGTTGATACTGCCCGGCTGGCTGACAGTTTAGGCAAGTCTTTAAACCTTGATTACAGCCAGGTTGCTTGGCGAGCCAATATGGCTCTCACACTCATCCTTCATAATTACTCTAACTTTGCCGTTAGCACCATCGACAGCTTTGTGCATCGCCTTGTAAGGGTGTTTGCCAAAGATCTGAGACTGCCTGTCAACTTCGAAGTAGAGTTGGACGCCGATAAACTGATTACCAAATCCATCGACCTGCTCATCAGCAAGGTAGGAACCGACCCCGATCTCACCAACGCCCTGGTCAGGTTTATCGAAAGCAAAATGGATGACGAGAAAAGCTGGAACATCGAAAAAGAGTTGAAGAAGTTTACCAAAAATCTCCTGCAAGAGAGCAGCTTTGAAGCCTTAAAGCGGCTTCGCGGACTGTCGGTTGCCGAATACATCGACATCAGCAAACGGCTTTCAGTAATCAGGTACAAATTCGAGGACCAGCTTTATCAAATTGCCTGCAAAGCCATTGACCTGATTAAAAGTAACAATATTGGACAGGATGCATTTTATCATGGAAGCCAGGGGATTTCAGCGTATCTCGCAAAACTGGCAAACCGGAATTTTTCCGCAATCAGTCCAAATTCTCATGTACTTAACACAATCAGGGATAATAAATGGACAAGCAGTAAATGTTCTGCTTCTGAAGCCCAGGCCATTCAATTCATCAAACCTGAATTATCCGGTTTAATGCAAACTATTTTTCAGCATCTCGAAAATGGTTTTGAGGAATACATCCTGAGCAAGCTCGTCCATCAGAATATCTACCTGGTTGCGGTGCTATCGGAGATCGAAAAGGTGATGGAGGAATTTCGGCAGAATGAGAATATTGTTCATATTTCGGAATTCAACAAACGCATAGCAGCGATTGTACAAAAAGAGGCCATTCCTTTCATTTACGAACGAATTGGCGAAAAATACCGTCATTACCTGCTGGACGAGTTCCAGGACACCTCGTTGCTCCAGTGGCAGAACCTTGTTCCACTGCTCGAAAACTCGCTGAGCGCCAACCACTTCAATATGATTGTCGGTGATGGAAAACAGGCCATTTACCGATGGCGTAATGGCGAAGTGGAGCAGTTTGCAGTACTTCCAAAAATATTAAACCGGGGAAATGATTCGCTATCGGTCGCAAGAGAAAATCTGTTTGTCAATCAATATCGTTCCGAAAACCTCAATGTCAACTACCGTTCAGGCGCTGAGATCATAAATTTCAACAACCGGTTTTTTGAATTTACCAGGCAACAGCTTGCCGAAGGTTTTCAACCCATCTACGCTGATATTAAGCAGGAGCATGATCCAAATAAAACCGGCGGATACATCCACATCGAATTTTTAAGCGCAACTGGCCTGAATAAAGAGGAGTATGAACAGAAAATGCTTGACCGGGTGCTTGATCTTGTCCAAAAGAATTTGCAGTACTACACCCCTGAAAGCATTGCAATTCTCACCCGGACAAAAGCACAGGGAAGCATGACTGCCAGGCATCTGATGCAAAACGGTATTAGTGTGGTTTCGTCTGAAGTGTTGCTGCTGTCGGCAAGTCCGGAGGTTCTTTTTATGATCTCTTTGCTGCAATACCTGCTCGTTCCGGATAACAAAATCGCGCTGGCTGAAGTCCTGACATATCTGGTGCAACAGCAGAAAGTTAAAGATGATGGATTGGATGCGATTTTTCAACAATGTAAGGAGTTAAACCAGGAAAACCCGGCAGCCAAGCCGGTTGAACAAATCCTCAGGGAAAACGGGATTTTTTTTCATAGGGAACTGCTTTATTCACTCCCGCTTCCAGAGTTTTTCGAGGAGCTAATCAACGCTTTCGGACTGGATCAAAATGGAAACGATCCTTTCATCCAGTTCTTCATCGACCTGGTTTATGACTATAATTCCACTTACAACGACTCCGCTTCGGAGTTTCTGACCTTTTGGAATGATTCCGGTTGCGCTAAATCCATCATCATCCCTGAAGCTACACCTTCGGTGCGCATCATGACGATCCACAAGGCAAAGGGACTACAATTCCCGGTTGTTATTTACCCTTTTGCCATCGAACGATCACAACTCTCGACAAATGAGGCCTGGATTGAAACTAAGTTTAAAACGATTCCGGAACTTGAAATGGCGCTGATCGGACTTAACAAAGAACTTGAGAAAACATCATTTGGCATTATCTACCAGCATGAGTCGGACAAATCTTTTCTCGATACCCTCAACCTGCTTTATGTGACCATGACCCGGCCGAAAGAGCGACTTTACATTTTATCAAAGGATAAAACAAATGAAAAAGGCGAATGGAAAATTTCCAGCTCATTTCCGGATGTAGCCGACCTGCTGCATGAATACTTAGAAAAGGAGAATTTAAAACCTGATGAAAGAGGGGTTTACTGCGCGGGTAAGGAAAATTCACCACCTATGCGTTCAAAGGCTGAAGTGATCAACCTGGAATCAGTCCATGCGGGATACAATGCAGGTAAGTGGAGAAGAAAAATCCTGCTGCACCGGGAAGCAGCCAGGATATGGAAAACAGATAAGCAGGACGAAAGCCGTGAAAAGGGGCTGCTTCTGCACTACATCATGTCGCAGCTCAACACCAGGAAAGACCTTGATCTTGTTTTATCCTCCTTCGAAAGCAATGGCCTCCTCGGAAGCAGTCAAATAGCAGGATTGAGGGCAGAAATCGAAAAGGTGATGGCCAGGCCGGAGATCAGCAGCTATTTTGACGATGGCAACCGGGTTTTTAACGAAAAAGAAATCCTGTTGCAGGATGGCACTATAATGCGGCCTGACCGGGTGGTTTTCACCCCTGAAAAAGTGGTGGTGATGGACTATAAAACCGGGAAGAAAAACCCATCTCACCTGCTGCAGCTGCAGCGATACGCCGAAGCATTAAGCCAAATGGGATATAGAAATATTGAGCAACAAATCGTTTACCTTGATCCGGGATTACATGAGTAAAAAGGTAATCGGATAAAAGTTTTTTTACCGGAAAATTGTTTTTAAGTGTTTTTTTAATCTACTTTTGAAGTGCAAAACCGTTTCTCCATGAACGACGACCAAATAAAACTGATTGCCGCCGAGTTGAACCTGCAGCCTCGCCAGGTGAAGAGCACATTGCTACTGCTTGAACAGGGAGCAACGATCCCCTTTGTAGCAAGATATCGCAAGGAGATTACCGGCGGACTCAATGAGGAGCAAATCGCGGGAATCCGCGACCGGCATGAAAAACTGGCTGAGATTGCCAAACGACGCGAAAGTATCATCAACACCCTGAAGGAAACCGATCAACTGACCTCAGAACTGGAACAGCAGTTGTTTAAAGCCATGACCATGGCCGAACTGGAAGACATATACCTGCCATACAGGCCAAAACGAAAGACCCGCGCCAGCGTTGCACGCGACAAGGGGCTGGAACCTTTGGCCAAACTGATCATGCGTCAGCAGCATGGCGACATCGAAAGCATTGCCCGCAGATACGTGATCCCGGAAAATGGTGTCGAAACAGTTGAAGATGCATTGGCCGGAGCGCGCGACATCATTGCTGAATGGGTGAATGAAAATCGGCTTGCCCGCGAACGGTTGAGAATACTTTACCAACGCAAAGCCACCATTAAATCGGAGGTGATCAAAACGAAAGAGGAGGTTGCCGGTAATTTCTCCAATTATTTCAACTTTGAGGAACCGCTGGACCGTGCCCCGTCGCACCGTATCCTTGCCATGCTCAGGGGTGAGAATGAGGGCTTTCTCAAGATTCGGATCGCTCCACCCGAAAACCCTGCCCTCAGGGCAATTGAAAGGGTTTTTGTAAGAAACGAGAGTGATGCGGCCATGCATGTGATAAAGGCGATACAGGATGCCTACAAACGGTTATTACAACCTTCGCTCGAAAATGAATTCCGCACTACAGCCAAGGAGCGTGCCGACGAAGAAGCCATCCGCGTGTTTGCAGACAATGCCCGGCAATTGCTCATGGCGCCGCCAATGGGTCAGAAACGCGTGCTGGCCATTGACCCGGGATTCAGATCAGGATGCAAAATGGTTTGCCTCGACGAACAGGGAAAACTGCTCCACAATGAGACCATTTTCCCCCACCCTCCACAAAATGAGGTAAAACAATCCATCAATAAAATTGAGCAACTGGTGGATGCCTATAAAATTGATGCCATCGCCATTGGGAACGGAACCGGTGGTCGCGAGACGGAGCGGCTGGTGAAATACCTGCGGTTTAACCGTGACGTGATAGCTGTGGTGGTGAACGAAAGCGGTGCTTCGGTCTATTCAGCTTCAGCAACTGCCAGGGAAGAGTTTCCGGAATATGATGTAACGGTGCGCGGTGCTGTTTCAATCGGTCGTCGCCTGATGGACCCGCTGGCCGAGCTGGTCAAAATTGATCCGAAATCGATCGGCGTTGGCCAGTATCAGCATGATGTAAATCAATCGCGTCTGGCGCGCAGCCTCGAAGATACCGTGATGAGTTGCGTGAATGCCGTCGGCGTGGAAGTAAATACCTCCAGCAAGCAATTGCTCGCTTTCGTTTCGGGCGTCGGGCCTGTTTTAGCGCAAAACATCATTGATTACCGCAACGAAAATGGCGCTTTCACCTCCCGCGGAGAATTGATGAAAGTACCCCGTTTCGGTCCCAAAGCCTTTGAGCAGGCAGCCGGCTTTTTGCGGATCAGGAACAGTAAAAACCCACTGGACAAAAGCGCTGTTCACCCCGAAAGTTATCATATCGTCGAGAAAATGGCCGATTCCCTTGCTGTCACTGTCGAAGACCTGATCAAAACTGACGAGCTGAGGGCAAAGATCAACATAGAGGATTTTGTTACCGAACAGGCCGGCATGCCTACGCTTCAGGACATCATGGAGGAGCTGGCCAAACCCGGTCGTGATCCGCGCGAGAAATTCGGGGTGTTCCAGTTTACCGAAGGGGTCAACTCAATCAAAGACCTGCATGAAGGAATGGAACTCCCCGGAATCGTGACCAACATCACTGCCTTCGGCGCTTTCGTGGATGTGGGCGTTCATCAGGACGGACTCGTTCATAAAAGCAAGATTGCCGAAAAATTTATTGCCGATCCATCCGAAATCCTTAAACTCAATCAGCGTGTCAGGGTGAAAGTGGAAGAAATTGACGTCGAACGTAAACGGATTCAGTTCACGATGATCGGCGTTGAGCAACCCCGGTATATCTGATTCAGCATATTCCGCAGAAGTACTGCGGACAAAATTCAAAACTTTTCCATTCAGGTTAGGCTAAGCCAGAAATGACTCTCGTTGGTAACTATTTGATAAACTTATCATCCAGATTTAGAAATAAAACTGTAATATGGAAGAGTTGTAAACGCGGAAGTTGGCTTGAAAGAGGTAATTGTTCAAATGAATTTAACCGGGAAAAAGTCAATCATTTCTTTCTGATTGACATTACGAATAACTCATCCGTTGAGATGAACTTATTCCATCCCTTTTTATTAAA
Proteins encoded in this region:
- a CDS encoding UvrD-helicase domain-containing protein, whose amino-acid sequence is MNTATPKSFVVYKSSAGSGKTYTLVREYIRLVINNPERYSNILAITFTNKAANEMKSRILSNLRGLSVCTEPGIDVDTARLADSLGKSLNLDYSQVAWRANMALTLILHNYSNFAVSTIDSFVHRLVRVFAKDLRLPVNFEVELDADKLITKSIDLLISKVGTDPDLTNALVRFIESKMDDEKSWNIEKELKKFTKNLLQESSFEALKRLRGLSVAEYIDISKRLSVIRYKFEDQLYQIACKAIDLIKSNNIGQDAFYHGSQGISAYLAKLANRNFSAISPNSHVLNTIRDNKWTSSKCSASEAQAIQFIKPELSGLMQTIFQHLENGFEEYILSKLVHQNIYLVAVLSEIEKVMEEFRQNENIVHISEFNKRIAAIVQKEAIPFIYERIGEKYRHYLLDEFQDTSLLQWQNLVPLLENSLSANHFNMIVGDGKQAIYRWRNGEVEQFAVLPKILNRGNDSLSVARENLFVNQYRSENLNVNYRSGAEIINFNNRFFEFTRQQLAEGFQPIYADIKQEHDPNKTGGYIHIEFLSATGLNKEEYEQKMLDRVLDLVQKNLQYYTPESIAILTRTKAQGSMTARHLMQNGISVVSSEVLLLSASPEVLFMISLLQYLLVPDNKIALAEVLTYLVQQQKVKDDGLDAIFQQCKELNQENPAAKPVEQILRENGIFFHRELLYSLPLPEFFEELINAFGLDQNGNDPFIQFFIDLVYDYNSTYNDSASEFLTFWNDSGCAKSIIIPEATPSVRIMTIHKAKGLQFPVVIYPFAIERSQLSTNEAWIETKFKTIPELEMALIGLNKELEKTSFGIIYQHESDKSFLDTLNLLYVTMTRPKERLYILSKDKTNEKGEWKISSSFPDVADLLHEYLEKENLKPDERGVYCAGKENSPPMRSKAEVINLESVHAGYNAGKWRRKILLHREAARIWKTDKQDESREKGLLLHYIMSQLNTRKDLDLVLSSFESNGLLGSSQIAGLRAEIEKVMARPEISSYFDDGNRVFNEKEILLQDGTIMRPDRVVFTPEKVVVMDYKTGKKNPSHLLQLQRYAEALSQMGYRNIEQQIVYLDPGLHE
- a CDS encoding T9SS type A sorting domain-containing protein, producing MKITTRFSVMLNQFAFTLVLGLAFNTMAFSQITITSNDMPSPNDTVRKSQALTTGGIDYTVTGTNHVWDFSTLEPLTQTVDTFVTVNSVPFLYQLVFIPNIVANVAQKFSEIDTIPDLPITDPFRFFRKTTNTYNDVGYAISVSGIPIPVRLNPADVIYKLPLAYGNLDSSNASGQLGVPGFGYIGIQRKRVNQVDGWGSLTTPFGTYDVLRLKSTVYETDSIYLDTLNFGTTIERTYIEYKWLANGHKAPLLQVTEEGPLVQVAYKDYILDPTVSVGHAMLPEASISISPNPFTDYAVVSVIIERSSKITISLVNLTGVEVYTVYDGQLPEGKHFFTLNVAGKGLPKATYLLNVENDGISTYRKVIIH
- a CDS encoding RNA-binding transcriptional accessory protein; translation: MNDDQIKLIAAELNLQPRQVKSTLLLLEQGATIPFVARYRKEITGGLNEEQIAGIRDRHEKLAEIAKRRESIINTLKETDQLTSELEQQLFKAMTMAELEDIYLPYRPKRKTRASVARDKGLEPLAKLIMRQQHGDIESIARRYVIPENGVETVEDALAGARDIIAEWVNENRLARERLRILYQRKATIKSEVIKTKEEVAGNFSNYFNFEEPLDRAPSHRILAMLRGENEGFLKIRIAPPENPALRAIERVFVRNESDAAMHVIKAIQDAYKRLLQPSLENEFRTTAKERADEEAIRVFADNARQLLMAPPMGQKRVLAIDPGFRSGCKMVCLDEQGKLLHNETIFPHPPQNEVKQSINKIEQLVDAYKIDAIAIGNGTGGRETERLVKYLRFNRDVIAVVVNESGASVYSASATAREEFPEYDVTVRGAVSIGRRLMDPLAELVKIDPKSIGVGQYQHDVNQSRLARSLEDTVMSCVNAVGVEVNTSSKQLLAFVSGVGPVLAQNIIDYRNENGAFTSRGELMKVPRFGPKAFEQAAGFLRIRNSKNPLDKSAVHPESYHIVEKMADSLAVTVEDLIKTDELRAKINIEDFVTEQAGMPTLQDIMEELAKPGRDPREKFGVFQFTEGVNSIKDLHEGMELPGIVTNITAFGAFVDVGVHQDGLVHKSKIAEKFIADPSEILKLNQRVRVKVEEIDVERKRIQFTMIGVEQPRYI